Proteins co-encoded in one Anopheles moucheti chromosome X, idAnoMoucSN_F20_07, whole genome shotgun sequence genomic window:
- the LOC128307405 gene encoding kinesin heavy chain isoform X2 has protein sequence MSGVREIPAEDSIKVVCRFRPLNDSEELAGSKFVVKFPSGPEENCLSIGGKVYLFDKVFKPNATQEKVYNEAAKSIVSDVLAGYNGTIFAYGQTSSGKTHTMEGVIGDPAKQGIIPRIVNDIFNHIYTMEMNIEFHIKVSYYEIYMDKIRDLLDVSKVNLSVHEDKNRVPYVKGASERFVSSPEEVFEVIEEGKSNRHIAVTNMNEHSSRSHSVFLINVKQENMENEKKLSGKLYLVDLAGSEKVSKTGAEGTVLDEAKNINKSLSALGNVISALADGNKTHIPYRDSKLTRILQESLGGNARTTIVICCSPASFNESETKSTLDFGRRAKTVKNVVCVNEELTAEEWKRRYEREKDKNTKLKGKIEKLEAELARWRAGETVNVEEQLDLQQDAMEASTPNVEVLLGQPADLPVPATPGGGGLPLSAERDTLEVERERLYQQLDEKDEEINQQSQYVEKLKEQIIDQEELIANTRRDYENLQSEMTRIQQENENAKEEVKEVLQALEELAVNYDQKSQEIELKNKEVDTVNEELQQKQGTLNTVQSELQQLKDMSSHQKKRINEMLTNLLRDLSEVGQALAADQNEMKMNVEASAGKVEEEFTVARLYISKMKSEAKNLSARCANLESLQQETCRKVGDYEKELSECRLLISQHKARMNSLQESMREAENKKRTLEENIDALREECAKLKAAEQVSAVNAEEKQRADQLKVAFESQMDQLRDVHTKQVSALRDEISEKQELINELKDTNQKLTLAHQQMTADYEKLKQEEQEKSSKLQTLMLTDERREQARKDLKGLEDTVAKELQSLHALRKLFVLDLQARIKKSLNSEDTEDDGGSLAQKQKISFLENNLEQLTKVHKQLVRDNADLRCELPKLEKRLRTTVERVKALETALKEAKEGAMRDRKRYQYEVDRIKEAVRQKNLARRGPQAQIAKPIRAGQPYLFKSGGTGGATTAPGGGTAITPKAMADEKRKSQIKDMDS, from the exons ATGTCGGGCGTACGGGAAATACCGGCGGAGGACAGCATCAAGGTGGTGTGCCGTTTTCGGCCACTGAACGACAGTGAGGAGCTCGCCGGCTCCAAGTTCGTCGTGAAGTTCCCATCCGGACCGGAGGAAAACTGTCTCTCGATCGGG GGCAAGGTGTACCTATTCGACAAAGTGTTCAAACCGAACGCGACACAGGAGAAGGTGTACAATGAGGCGGCAAAATCTATCGTGTCGGACGTGCTGGCCGGCTACAACGGCACAATCTTCGCGTACGGTCAGACGTCATCCGGCAAGACTCACACGATGGAGGGCGTGATCGGGGACCCAGCCAAGCAGGGCATCATACCGCGCATCGTGAACGACATCTTCAACCACATTTACACGATGGAGATGAACATCGAGTTCCACATCAAGGTGTCGTACTACGAGATCTACATGGACAAGATCCGCGATCTGCTGGACGTGTCGAAGGTGAACCTGAGCGTGCACGAGGACAAGAACCGTGTGCCGTACGTGAAGGGCGCATCCGAACGGTTCGTCTCCAGTCCGGAGGAGGTGTTCGAGGTGATTGAGGAGGGCAAATCGAATCGCCACATCGCGGTAACCAACATGAACGAACACTCGTCCCGGTCGCACTCGGTGTTTCTCATCAACGTCAAGCAGGAAAACATGGAGAACGAGAAGAAGCTGTCCGGTAAGCTGTATCTGGTCGATTTGGCCGGTTCGGAAAAGGTGTCGAAAACGGGCGCTGAAGGTACGGTGCTGGACGAGgcgaaaaacatcaacaaatcgCTGTCGGCGCTCGGCAACGTTATCTCCGCACTGGCGGACGGTAACAAAACTCACATCCCGTACCGTGACTCCAAGCTGACGCGTATCCTGCAGGAATCGCTCGGTGGTAATGCTCGCACCACCATCGTCATCTGCTGTTCGCCCGCTAGTTTCAACGAGTCGGAAACGAAATCAACGCTGGATTTTGGACGCAG AGCCAAGACGGTAAAGAACGTGGTGTGTGTGAACGAGGAGCTGACGGCGGAAGAATGGAAGCGACGGTACGAGCGGGAGAAGGACAAGAACACGAAGCTGAAGGGAAAGATCGAGAAGCTCGAAGCGGAACTGGCCCGGTGGCGGGCGGGTGAAACGGTTAACGTGGAGGAGCAGCTCGATCTGCAGCAGGACGCGATGGAGGCGAGTACGCCGAACGTGGAGGTGCTGCTGGGCCAACCGGCCGATTTGCCCGTACCTGCAACACCGGGCGGTGGCGGTCTGCCGTTGTCGGCCGAGCGCGATACGCTCGAGGTCGAACGGGAGCGTCTGTACCAGCAGCTGGATGAGAAGGATGAGGAAATCAACCAGCAGTCGCAGTACGTGGAGAAGCTGAAGGAGCAAATCATCGACCAGGAGGAGTTGATCGCCAACACGCGCCGCGACTACGAGAATCTGCAGTCGGAGATGACGCGCATCCAGCAGGAGAACGAGAATGCCAAGGAGGAGGTGAAGGAGGTGCTGCAGGCGCTCGAGGAGCTCGCCGTCAACTACGACCAGAAGTCGCAGGAGATCGAGCTGAAGAACAAGGAGGTCGACACAGTGAACGAAGAATTGCAGCAGAAGCAGGGAACGCTCAACACCGTCCAGTCGGAGTTGCAACAGCTGAAGGACATGTCGTCACACCAGAAGAAGCGCATCAACGAGATGCTGACCAATCTGTTGCGCGATCTGTCCGAGGTCGGGCAGGCGCTCGCAGCGGACCAGAACGAGATGAAGATGAACGTGGAGGCGTCCGCCGGCAAGGTGGAGGAAGAGTTTACCGTCGCCCGGCTCTACATCAGCAAGATGAAGTCGGAGGCGAAGAACCTGTCGGCACGGTGCGCCAATCTCGAATCGCTGCAGCAGGAAACCTGCCGGAAGGTGGGCGATTACGAGAAGGAGCTGAGCGAATGTCGGTTGCTGATCTCGCAGCACAAAGCGCGCATGAACTCGCTCCAGGAGTCGATGCGCGAGGCGGAGAACAAGAAGCGCACGCTGGAGGAAAACATCGATGCGTTGCGGGAGGAGTGTGCAAAGCTGAAGGCGGCTGAACAGGTGTCGGCAGTGAACGCGGAGGAGAAGCAGCGTGCCGACCAGCTGAAGGTGGCGTTCGAAAGCCAGATGGATCAGTTGCGCGATGTGCACACCAAGCAGGTGTCGGCACTGCGCGACGAAATTTCCGAGAAGCAGGAGCTAATCAACGAACTGAAGGA CACCAACCAGAAGCTGACACTTGCCCACCAGCAGATGACGGCCGACTACGAGAAGCTGAAGCAAGAAGAGCAGGAAAAGTCGTCAAAACTGCAGACGCTTAT GCTTACCGACGAACGACGCGAGCAGGCACGCAAGGATCTCAAGGGGTTGGAGGATACGGTGGCGAAGGAGTTGCAGTCGCTGCATGCCTTGCGTAAACTGTTCGTGCTGGATCTGCAG GCCCGCATCAAGAAGTCGCTAAACTCCGAAGACACCGAGGACGATGGTGGTTCGCTCGCTCAGAAGCAGAAGATTTCCTTCCTCGAGAACAATCTCGAGCAGCTGACGAAGGTGCACAAGCAGCTAGTGCGGGATAATGCGGATCTGCGGTGCGAGCTACCGAAGCTGGAGAAACGCCTTAGGACAACGGTCGAGCGGGTGAAGGCACTCGAAACGGCACTGAAGGAGGCGAAGGAGGGTGCAATGCGCGACCGGAAGCGCTACCAGTACGAGGTCGACCGCATCAAGGAGGCAGTGCGTCAGAAGAATTTAGCACGCCGCGGACCGCAAGCACAAATCG CTAAGCCTATTCGGGCCGGACAGCCATATTTGTTCAAGAGTGGTGGAACGGGTGGTGCTACTACGGCACCGGGCGGTGGCACCGCCATCACACCGAAAGCAATGGCGGACGAGAAGCGAAAGTCCCAAATCAAGG ATATGGACAGTTGA
- the LOC128307405 gene encoding kinesin heavy chain isoform X1, whose product MSGVREIPAEDSIKVVCRFRPLNDSEELAGSKFVVKFPSGPEENCLSIGGKVYLFDKVFKPNATQEKVYNEAAKSIVSDVLAGYNGTIFAYGQTSSGKTHTMEGVIGDPAKQGIIPRIVNDIFNHIYTMEMNIEFHIKVSYYEIYMDKIRDLLDVSKVNLSVHEDKNRVPYVKGASERFVSSPEEVFEVIEEGKSNRHIAVTNMNEHSSRSHSVFLINVKQENMENEKKLSGKLYLVDLAGSEKVSKTGAEGTVLDEAKNINKSLSALGNVISALADGNKTHIPYRDSKLTRILQESLGGNARTTIVICCSPASFNESETKSTLDFGRRAKTVKNVVCVNEELTAEEWKRRYEREKDKNTKLKGKIEKLEAELARWRAGETVNVEEQLDLQQDAMEASTPNVEVLLGQPADLPVPATPGGGGLPLSAERDTLEVERERLYQQLDEKDEEINQQSQYVEKLKEQIIDQEELIANTRRDYENLQSEMTRIQQENENAKEEVKEVLQALEELAVNYDQKSQEIELKNKEVDTVNEELQQKQGTLNTVQSELQQLKDMSSHQKKRINEMLTNLLRDLSEVGQALAADQNEMKMNVEASAGKVEEEFTVARLYISKMKSEAKNLSARCANLESLQQETCRKVGDYEKELSECRLLISQHKARMNSLQESMREAENKKRTLEENIDALREECAKLKAAEQVSAVNAEEKQRADQLKVAFESQMDQLRDVHTKQVSALRDEISEKQELINELKDTNQKLTLAHQQMTADYEKLKQEEQEKSSKLQTLMSVSPSLHSLLLTSPQHTFHHHHSSNLDSNKLLEQQQQQQQQQQYHEKQPDWFELEADTLPSKQSLSPTGSHSGLASPVAPSLGQLGGPTQTASLVRLLQAVLSEDEQQQQQCTTPASNNAAVSSTSSTHPGGQRLSKRDKNRANEENAKITPSSTPERHQQQPTRKRNTKSRRVLNFRAKRDDERETPGLAAAVSNPPSRQQQQQHQHGQPQPRCRSADSSPAPCAGMELEGVCGWPGRLISSLLPKGMPTLQLHLLISLTMVLLTHRCPQFMLVL is encoded by the exons ATGTCGGGCGTACGGGAAATACCGGCGGAGGACAGCATCAAGGTGGTGTGCCGTTTTCGGCCACTGAACGACAGTGAGGAGCTCGCCGGCTCCAAGTTCGTCGTGAAGTTCCCATCCGGACCGGAGGAAAACTGTCTCTCGATCGGG GGCAAGGTGTACCTATTCGACAAAGTGTTCAAACCGAACGCGACACAGGAGAAGGTGTACAATGAGGCGGCAAAATCTATCGTGTCGGACGTGCTGGCCGGCTACAACGGCACAATCTTCGCGTACGGTCAGACGTCATCCGGCAAGACTCACACGATGGAGGGCGTGATCGGGGACCCAGCCAAGCAGGGCATCATACCGCGCATCGTGAACGACATCTTCAACCACATTTACACGATGGAGATGAACATCGAGTTCCACATCAAGGTGTCGTACTACGAGATCTACATGGACAAGATCCGCGATCTGCTGGACGTGTCGAAGGTGAACCTGAGCGTGCACGAGGACAAGAACCGTGTGCCGTACGTGAAGGGCGCATCCGAACGGTTCGTCTCCAGTCCGGAGGAGGTGTTCGAGGTGATTGAGGAGGGCAAATCGAATCGCCACATCGCGGTAACCAACATGAACGAACACTCGTCCCGGTCGCACTCGGTGTTTCTCATCAACGTCAAGCAGGAAAACATGGAGAACGAGAAGAAGCTGTCCGGTAAGCTGTATCTGGTCGATTTGGCCGGTTCGGAAAAGGTGTCGAAAACGGGCGCTGAAGGTACGGTGCTGGACGAGgcgaaaaacatcaacaaatcgCTGTCGGCGCTCGGCAACGTTATCTCCGCACTGGCGGACGGTAACAAAACTCACATCCCGTACCGTGACTCCAAGCTGACGCGTATCCTGCAGGAATCGCTCGGTGGTAATGCTCGCACCACCATCGTCATCTGCTGTTCGCCCGCTAGTTTCAACGAGTCGGAAACGAAATCAACGCTGGATTTTGGACGCAG AGCCAAGACGGTAAAGAACGTGGTGTGTGTGAACGAGGAGCTGACGGCGGAAGAATGGAAGCGACGGTACGAGCGGGAGAAGGACAAGAACACGAAGCTGAAGGGAAAGATCGAGAAGCTCGAAGCGGAACTGGCCCGGTGGCGGGCGGGTGAAACGGTTAACGTGGAGGAGCAGCTCGATCTGCAGCAGGACGCGATGGAGGCGAGTACGCCGAACGTGGAGGTGCTGCTGGGCCAACCGGCCGATTTGCCCGTACCTGCAACACCGGGCGGTGGCGGTCTGCCGTTGTCGGCCGAGCGCGATACGCTCGAGGTCGAACGGGAGCGTCTGTACCAGCAGCTGGATGAGAAGGATGAGGAAATCAACCAGCAGTCGCAGTACGTGGAGAAGCTGAAGGAGCAAATCATCGACCAGGAGGAGTTGATCGCCAACACGCGCCGCGACTACGAGAATCTGCAGTCGGAGATGACGCGCATCCAGCAGGAGAACGAGAATGCCAAGGAGGAGGTGAAGGAGGTGCTGCAGGCGCTCGAGGAGCTCGCCGTCAACTACGACCAGAAGTCGCAGGAGATCGAGCTGAAGAACAAGGAGGTCGACACAGTGAACGAAGAATTGCAGCAGAAGCAGGGAACGCTCAACACCGTCCAGTCGGAGTTGCAACAGCTGAAGGACATGTCGTCACACCAGAAGAAGCGCATCAACGAGATGCTGACCAATCTGTTGCGCGATCTGTCCGAGGTCGGGCAGGCGCTCGCAGCGGACCAGAACGAGATGAAGATGAACGTGGAGGCGTCCGCCGGCAAGGTGGAGGAAGAGTTTACCGTCGCCCGGCTCTACATCAGCAAGATGAAGTCGGAGGCGAAGAACCTGTCGGCACGGTGCGCCAATCTCGAATCGCTGCAGCAGGAAACCTGCCGGAAGGTGGGCGATTACGAGAAGGAGCTGAGCGAATGTCGGTTGCTGATCTCGCAGCACAAAGCGCGCATGAACTCGCTCCAGGAGTCGATGCGCGAGGCGGAGAACAAGAAGCGCACGCTGGAGGAAAACATCGATGCGTTGCGGGAGGAGTGTGCAAAGCTGAAGGCGGCTGAACAGGTGTCGGCAGTGAACGCGGAGGAGAAGCAGCGTGCCGACCAGCTGAAGGTGGCGTTCGAAAGCCAGATGGATCAGTTGCGCGATGTGCACACCAAGCAGGTGTCGGCACTGCGCGACGAAATTTCCGAGAAGCAGGAGCTAATCAACGAACTGAAGGA CACCAACCAGAAGCTGACACTTGCCCACCAGCAGATGACGGCCGACTACGAGAAGCTGAAGCAAGAAGAGCAGGAAAAGTCGTCAAAACTGCAGACGCTTATGTCAGTATCACCTTCCCTACACTCGCTTCTACTAACATCGCCACAGCATACcttccaccatcatcattcatCTAATCTTGATTCGAACAAGCTCCtagaacagcaacagcagcagcagcagcagcagcagtatcacGAAAAGCAACCCGATTGGTTTGAGCTGGAGGCGGATACGCTCCCCTCTAAGCAATCCCTTTCACCCACCGGTTCCCACTCCGGTCTGGCGTCGCCCGTCGCGCCCAGTCTTGGGCAGCTGGGTGGCCCGACTCAGACCGCATCGTTAGTGCGTCTGCTGCAGGCGGTCCTCAGTGAGGatgagcagcaacagcaacagtgcaCGACACCTGCGTCCAACAATGCGGCTGTCTCTTCCACCTCATCGACGCATCCGGGCGGTCAGCGCTTGTCGAAGCGTGACAAGAACCGGGCAAATGAGGAGAACGCCAAAATAACGCCATCATCCACGCCGGAACGGCACCAACAGCAACCAACGCGCAAGCGCAACACTAAATCGCGTCGGGTGCTTAACTTCCGGGCGAAGCGTGATGACGAGCGGGAAACGCCCGGTCTGGCGGCGGCGGTATCGAACCCCCCTtcccggcagcagcagcagcagcatcagcacggCCAGCCACAGCCCCGTTGCCGTTCGGCCGATTCCTCCCCAGCACCGTGCGCCGGTATGGAGCTGGAAGGTGTGTGCGGTTGGCCGGGCCGACTGATTAGCTCACTGCTGCCGAAGGGCATGCCGACCCTCCAGTTGCATCTGCTCATTTCGCTCACGATGGTGCTGCTAACGCACCGCTGTCCACAGTTTATGCTGGTGCTGTAA